One Glutamicibacter mishrai genomic window carries:
- a CDS encoding helix-turn-helix domain-containing protein, whose translation MTKNLEELLAQRPVNEQLASIFENQLRAEIRAYRPRELREKSELTQTAMAKVLDVSQKRVSNIEHGAVERAQVDTLRRYVEALGGTLLVEAKFGDETYRIA comes from the coding sequence ATGACTAAGAATCTCGAAGAGCTACTGGCGCAAAGGCCTGTGAACGAACAGCTCGCATCAATATTTGAGAATCAATTGCGCGCCGAAATCCGCGCCTATCGTCCCAGGGAGTTGCGTGAAAAATCAGAACTCACGCAGACCGCGATGGCTAAGGTCCTGGACGTCAGCCAGAAACGAGTCTCCAACATCGAGCACGGCGCGGTTGAGCGGGCACAAGTTGATACTTTGCGCAGGTACGTTGAAGCGCTCGGTGGGACGTTGCTCGTGGAAGCGAAATTCGGCGATGAAACTTATCGGATCGCCTAG
- a CDS encoding CoA-binding protein translates to MSTTERTWEGPGAAERLGILRDTKTIAIVGASNKPSRASYFVATYLLSSSKYKVYFINPVLDEILGQPVYKSLADLPETPDLVEVFRKHDDLPSVLDEALAVGAKTLWLQLGSWHEDVARRAEAAGLNVVMDRCVKIEHARFHGGLRLAGFNTGVISSKRQVLA, encoded by the coding sequence ATGAGCACCACCGAACGCACCTGGGAAGGTCCGGGCGCAGCCGAGCGTCTGGGCATCCTGCGCGACACCAAGACCATTGCCATCGTGGGCGCATCGAACAAGCCCTCGCGTGCCAGCTACTTCGTCGCGACCTACCTGCTGTCTTCGTCCAAGTACAAGGTGTACTTCATCAACCCGGTACTGGATGAGATCTTGGGCCAGCCGGTCTACAAGTCTCTGGCAGATCTGCCAGAGACCCCGGACCTGGTGGAGGTCTTCCGCAAGCACGATGACCTGCCCTCGGTTTTGGACGAGGCCTTGGCTGTGGGCGCGAAGACCCTGTGGCTCCAGCTAGGTTCATGGCATGAAGACGTGGCACGCCGAGCGGAAGCAGCCGGCCTGAACGTCGTGATGGATCGTTGCGTCAAGATCGAGCACGCCCGTTTCCACGGCGGACTGCGCCTGGCCGGTTTTAATACGGGCGTGATTTCTTCCAAGCGCCAGGTGCTCGCCTAA
- a CDS encoding O-acetylhomoserine aminocarboxypropyltransferase/cysteine synthase family protein, which yields MADHQFGFRTRALHAGGTPDAEHGARAVPIYQSTSFVFKDADDAANLFALQKYGNIYSRIGNPTVAAFEERMASLEGGIGAVATGSGMAAEFVTFAALAQAGDHIVASSKLYGGTITQLDVSLRRFGINTTFIDSNDPADFEAAIQENTKAVYTEVVANPSGDIADLKGLAEVAHRHLIPLVVDSTLTPPYILRPIEHGADIVIHSATKFIGGHGTTLGGVVVESGKFNWGNGKFPAMTEPVASYGNVSWWANFGEYGFLTKLRSEQLRDFGPALPAQSAFQLLQGLETLPQRMDNHLANAKQVAAWLEADPRVTYVNYAGLESHPQHAHAKELLPMGVGSVFSFGVKGGREAGSKFIEALQLASHLANIGDARTLVLHPASTTHQQLSADQLVAAGVPEDLIRLSVGLEDVEDILWDLDQALTASQEAVAGSAEEFAAPTYDGAACAIPAAPKGAN from the coding sequence ATGGCAGATCATCAGTTTGGATTCCGCACCCGCGCATTGCACGCCGGTGGCACCCCCGATGCCGAGCACGGCGCCCGCGCAGTGCCCATCTATCAGAGCACCTCATTCGTCTTCAAAGATGCCGATGACGCAGCCAACCTCTTCGCATTGCAGAAGTACGGCAACATCTACTCGCGCATCGGCAACCCGACCGTCGCTGCTTTCGAGGAGCGCATGGCTTCCCTGGAAGGCGGCATCGGCGCAGTAGCCACCGGCTCGGGCATGGCCGCCGAGTTCGTCACCTTCGCCGCCCTTGCCCAGGCCGGGGACCACATCGTGGCCTCCTCCAAGCTCTACGGCGGAACCATCACTCAGCTGGACGTCTCACTGCGCCGCTTCGGCATCAACACCACCTTCATCGACTCCAATGATCCAGCCGACTTCGAGGCCGCCATCCAGGAGAACACCAAGGCCGTCTACACCGAAGTGGTAGCCAACCCTTCGGGCGATATCGCCGACCTCAAGGGCCTGGCCGAGGTGGCGCACCGCCACCTGATTCCGCTGGTCGTCGACTCCACGCTCACTCCCCCATATATCTTGCGGCCGATCGAGCACGGTGCCGATATCGTGATCCACTCGGCAACCAAGTTCATCGGCGGCCACGGCACGACCCTTGGCGGCGTAGTGGTGGAATCCGGCAAGTTCAACTGGGGCAACGGCAAGTTCCCCGCCATGACCGAACCGGTAGCCAGCTACGGCAATGTCTCCTGGTGGGCCAACTTCGGCGAGTACGGCTTCCTGACCAAGCTGCGCAGCGAACAACTGCGCGACTTCGGCCCGGCGTTGCCAGCCCAGTCGGCGTTCCAGCTGCTGCAGGGCCTGGAGACCCTGCCTCAGCGCATGGACAACCATTTGGCCAATGCCAAGCAGGTTGCCGCATGGCTCGAAGCAGACCCGCGCGTCACCTACGTGAACTACGCGGGCCTGGAATCGCACCCGCAGCATGCGCACGCGAAGGAACTGCTGCCGATGGGAGTCGGCTCGGTCTTCAGCTTCGGCGTGAAGGGCGGGCGCGAAGCCGGCTCCAAGTTCATCGAAGCCTTGCAGCTGGCCAGCCACCTGGCCAATATCGGTGATGCCCGCACCTTGGTGCTGCACCCAGCGTCCACCACACACCAGCAGCTGAGCGCTGACCAGCTGGTTGCCGCCGGCGTTCCAGAAGACCTGATCCGCCTGTCGGTGGGTCTGGAAGATGTCGAGGACATCCTTTGGGATCTGGATCAGGCACTAACCGCTTCGCAGGAAGCCGTTGCTGGTTCTGCCGAAGAATTCGCGGCACCAACCTATGACGGTGCAGCTTGCGCCATTCCTGCCGCACCGAAGGGAGCTAACTAA
- a CDS encoding histidine phosphatase family protein — MLIRHGLTDWNLAGRLQGRTDIPLNDTGRGQARGVGRELVGQGFSLILASPLGRAQETAALIAEELNAETGQPVPDLIERGFGPLEGRIMAEVSDEESVSLQSQLEPIDDILRRAIPALIDLSVEHAGKKVAVVSHGATMRAIRDALAGTKLPRGVENGEIIQINIQRLNELAEELDLVSC, encoded by the coding sequence GTGTTGATCAGACACGGACTGACCGATTGGAATCTGGCTGGCCGCCTTCAAGGGCGTACCGACATTCCACTGAATGACACCGGACGCGGACAAGCCCGCGGTGTCGGCCGCGAATTGGTAGGCCAGGGCTTCTCCTTGATCCTCGCTTCCCCTCTGGGCCGGGCCCAGGAAACCGCCGCATTGATTGCCGAGGAATTAAACGCAGAAACCGGCCAGCCGGTCCCGGATCTCATCGAACGCGGATTCGGGCCGTTGGAAGGCCGGATCATGGCCGAGGTCTCCGACGAGGAATCAGTGTCGTTGCAGTCCCAGCTCGAACCCATCGACGATATCCTGCGCCGGGCGATTCCCGCTTTGATTGACCTGTCGGTGGAACATGCCGGCAAGAAGGTGGCCGTGGTGAGCCATGGCGCAACCATGCGCGCCATCCGCGATGCACTGGCTGGAACCAAGCTGCCACGAGGCGTGGAAAACGGCGAGATCATCCAGATCAATATCCAACGCCTCAACGAGCTGGCTGAAGAACTCGATTTGGTCAGCTGCTAG
- a CDS encoding RNA polymerase sigma factor yields MQVPFERIVQDYGLNVLRVCRALLDEHRAQDAWSETFLSALKAYPQLADDANVLAWLVRIARNKAIDELRRNKPEILDDHQQWDHADGQPDLGLELENLQLWQEVAQLPQKQRLVVGYRYLGGLSYAHIAHLVSGTEAAARRAGSDGIKNLRRILGDDTLWQEQS; encoded by the coding sequence ATGCAAGTACCCTTTGAGCGGATAGTCCAGGATTATGGGCTGAACGTATTACGGGTTTGCCGTGCCTTGCTTGATGAGCACCGCGCCCAGGACGCCTGGTCCGAGACCTTCCTTTCCGCGCTCAAGGCCTATCCGCAGCTGGCGGATGATGCCAATGTCCTCGCCTGGCTGGTGCGTATCGCGCGCAACAAGGCCATCGATGAACTGCGCAGGAACAAGCCGGAGATCCTTGACGATCACCAGCAATGGGACCACGCTGACGGCCAACCGGATCTTGGGCTGGAGCTGGAGAACCTCCAGCTCTGGCAAGAGGTTGCCCAATTGCCCCAGAAACAACGGCTGGTAGTCGGGTACAGGTATCTCGGCGGGTTGAGCTATGCGCATATAGCCCATCTGGTTTCCGGGACTGAGGCCGCGGCTCGGCGTGCAGGCAGCGACGGGATCAAGAACCTTCGCCGGATACTCGGCGACGACACACTGTGGCAGGAGCAGTCATGA
- a CDS encoding methylated-DNA--[protein]-cysteine S-methyltransferase, whose protein sequence is MTDSRINPTATGEETALLEKLGNELRAKAQAEELLDVSYRIVDSPVGSLLLASTTAGLVRVAFETEDHDKILELLAQKLSPRILKDPSRLDAVARQLDEYFAGTRHNFDVPLDLKLSTAFRRQVQLELGEIGYGHTWSYSQMAERIGNPKAVRAVGSACATNPIPIVLPCHRVLRTDGSLGGYLGGLEAKTELLKLENPDFGGAPGTLF, encoded by the coding sequence ATGACTGACTCAAGAATCAACCCAACCGCAACCGGAGAAGAAACCGCGCTTTTGGAAAAACTGGGCAATGAACTTCGGGCCAAGGCGCAGGCCGAGGAACTGCTCGACGTTTCCTACCGCATCGTTGATAGCCCGGTAGGCTCGCTGCTTTTGGCCAGCACCACGGCTGGCCTGGTGCGGGTGGCCTTCGAAACCGAAGACCACGACAAGATCCTTGAACTGCTCGCTCAAAAACTCAGCCCGCGAATCCTCAAGGATCCTTCGCGCCTGGATGCCGTGGCCAGGCAGCTGGACGAGTACTTTGCCGGAACCCGGCACAATTTCGACGTGCCCTTGGACCTCAAGCTCTCCACTGCCTTCCGCCGCCAGGTTCAGCTGGAGCTGGGCGAGATCGGCTACGGGCATACCTGGAGCTACTCGCAAATGGCCGAGCGCATCGGCAACCCGAAGGCCGTACGCGCCGTCGGGTCAGCCTGCGCGACCAATCCGATCCCCATCGTCCTGCCGTGCCACCGGGTGCTGCGCACTGATGGGTCATTAGGCGGATACCTGGGCGGACTGGAAGCGAAAACAGAATTGCTGAAGCTGGAAAATCCGGACTTCGGTGGTGCGCCGGGCACGCTGTTCTAG
- a CDS encoding shikimate dehydrogenase family protein: MSYEDNATQLFIIGSHASHTMSPDLWNPVFKELGNKWEYLTWDVPAQSGMQEVHDGLLAADVIGANVTMPHKQWAAAIADERSKQVSLSGAANLLIRQDDQLHGYNTDLIAVENRLAAKSHDHVLLLGAGGAARAALVALKGRIGTVTITDRNQDVAAELLSLANGMGIRGRTVDFSHVAEAATQASLIINATPIGKYPEDPAPWGKTRLTPGTFVYDFVYGKHVTGTIQSAIDQGLEYSDGWEHLLLQAEAMIPLLGLGEQTAAQLQLSLKRIRENN; this comes from the coding sequence ATGAGTTACGAGGACAACGCAACACAACTATTCATCATCGGATCCCACGCCTCCCACACCATGTCACCCGACCTCTGGAATCCAGTATTCAAAGAGCTTGGCAACAAGTGGGAGTATCTGACTTGGGACGTACCTGCGCAAAGCGGAATGCAGGAAGTGCATGACGGATTGCTCGCCGCGGACGTCATTGGCGCCAACGTGACCATGCCCCACAAGCAGTGGGCCGCGGCCATCGCGGACGAACGCTCCAAACAGGTCAGCCTCAGCGGCGCAGCAAACCTGTTGATTCGGCAGGACGATCAGCTCCACGGCTACAACACTGATCTGATTGCCGTAGAAAACAGGCTTGCCGCGAAATCCCATGATCACGTTTTGCTGCTCGGCGCAGGTGGCGCCGCTCGGGCCGCGCTGGTTGCGCTCAAGGGGCGCATCGGCACCGTCACCATCACGGACCGAAACCAGGATGTCGCAGCAGAGCTGTTGTCCCTGGCCAATGGCATGGGAATCCGGGGCAGGACCGTGGATTTCTCGCACGTTGCCGAAGCAGCCACGCAAGCCTCGCTGATCATCAATGCCACACCCATCGGCAAGTATCCAGAAGACCCAGCGCCTTGGGGCAAAACCCGGCTCACGCCTGGAACCTTTGTCTATGACTTCGTGTACGGCAAGCACGTCACGGGAACAATCCAGTCGGCCATAGACCAGGGCCTGGAATATTCCGACGGCTGGGAGCACCTGCTGCTTCAAGCCGAAGCGATGATTCCGCTGCTGGGCTTGGGAGAACAGACCGCTGCCCAGCTGCAGCTCTCCCTGAAGCGCATCCGCGAAAACAACTGA
- a CDS encoding MFS transporter, with protein MSKTTTHTSPNLDEEQQRKLKRAKKAALAGFLGGALEYYDFFIYATAASLIFSKIFFPAGDATIALLASFATFGVAYIARPFGAIFFGHLGDRLGRKAALVMTLVLMGSATFLIGVLPDFSTAGYWAPALLVILRLMQGLSAGAETAGASALSTEEAPEGRRGFFASFSMSGISFGIVLASLAFLPVAAMEESARLAWGWRIPFWLSLLVLVAAYLVRRSLEEPEVFEEKQEADATVKLPFTKMITTHPAQFVQVALMSFQVVTNTFMQSFGLSYAVSVGIPAATMLWVSIAGNVIAIASQPFFARLSDIYGRKKVFIAGVMGSGVMIFVYFLTISTGNLAMIFVSSMLITAGTYAASNSVYPAWFSELFNVKVRYSGMAIGLQIGILCAGFTPMLATALVGDVTANWGPAAWIVAASSILAVIGAVWARETSKTDLRELGNPVP; from the coding sequence ATGAGCAAGACCACCACCCATACGAGCCCGAACCTCGATGAGGAGCAACAGCGCAAGCTCAAGCGAGCCAAGAAAGCGGCGCTCGCGGGATTCCTCGGCGGCGCGCTGGAATACTATGACTTCTTCATCTACGCGACCGCGGCTTCCTTGATCTTCTCCAAGATCTTCTTCCCGGCCGGGGATGCGACCATTGCGCTGCTGGCCTCGTTTGCCACCTTCGGCGTCGCCTACATCGCCCGTCCATTCGGAGCGATCTTCTTCGGGCATCTCGGCGACAGGCTGGGACGCAAGGCGGCGCTGGTGATGACCCTGGTGCTGATGGGCTCGGCAACCTTCCTCATCGGCGTGCTGCCGGACTTCTCGACAGCCGGCTACTGGGCACCGGCCCTTCTGGTGATCTTGCGCCTGATGCAGGGCTTGTCCGCAGGAGCGGAAACAGCCGGCGCTTCGGCGCTGTCCACCGAGGAAGCGCCCGAAGGGCGCCGCGGCTTCTTCGCCAGCTTCTCCATGAGCGGCATTTCCTTCGGTATCGTCCTCGCGTCGCTTGCTTTTCTTCCGGTGGCCGCGATGGAAGAATCGGCGCGGTTGGCCTGGGGCTGGAGGATCCCATTCTGGCTCTCGCTTTTGGTTCTCGTTGCCGCCTACCTTGTGCGCCGCTCATTGGAGGAGCCCGAGGTCTTCGAGGAAAAGCAGGAAGCGGACGCTACGGTCAAGCTGCCGTTCACCAAGATGATCACCACCCACCCAGCGCAGTTCGTCCAGGTGGCGCTGATGTCCTTCCAAGTCGTCACGAATACATTCATGCAGTCCTTTGGGCTCTCTTACGCGGTATCCGTCGGCATCCCGGCTGCCACCATGCTGTGGGTGAGCATCGCAGGCAATGTCATTGCCATTGCCAGCCAGCCATTCTTCGCACGTCTCTCTGACATCTACGGGCGCAAGAAGGTCTTTATCGCGGGCGTCATGGGATCTGGCGTGATGATCTTTGTGTACTTCTTGACGATTTCCACCGGAAATCTGGCCATGATTTTTGTTTCCAGCATGCTGATCACGGCCGGAACGTACGCCGCGTCGAACTCGGTCTACCCGGCCTGGTTCTCCGAGCTGTTCAACGTGAAGGTGCGCTATTCGGGAATGGCCATCGGCCTGCAGATCGGCATCCTCTGCGCCGGGTTCACCCCGATGCTTGCCACCGCCCTTGTGGGAGATGTGACTGCCAACTGGGGCCCTGCGGCGTGGATCGTAGCTGCCTCTTCGATCCTCGCTGTGATTGGCGCGGTATGGGCCCGCGAAACGAGCAAGACTGATCTGCGCGAACTAGGCAACCCAGTTCCTTAA
- the katG gene encoding catalase/peroxidase HPI yields the protein MSETTAGQCPVVGNTGRVHPTQGNANTEWWPNKLNLKILAKNQEATNPLDADFDYIKAFEALDLAAVKADLAEVMTKSYDWWPADFGHYGPFLIRMAWHSAGTYRSHDGRGGGSAGQQRFAPLNSWPDNVNLDKARRLLWPVKKKYGQSISWADLMILAGNVALEDMGFKTFGFAGGRKDVWEPDDDVYWGPEKVWLDSERYTGARNLEAPLAAVQMGLIYVNPEGPDGVADPLASAADIRETFRRMGMDDEETVALIAGGHTFGKTHGASAESHKSGDPEAAPLEMQGLGWKSDFGTGHGDDTIGSGLEVTWTYHPTRWDNEFFHILFAYEWELFHSPAGAQQWRPKDNGGADMVPMAQNSSVRREPRMLTSDLALRVDPAYEKISREFKDNQQKFADAFARAWFKLTHRDMGPKSRYFGPEVPAEDLLWQDPLPAAPETTLGAAEISELKELIKNSGLSVQQLVSTAWKAAATFRSSDKRGGANGGRIRLEPQVSWSVNQPEQLKPVIAKLEEIVDTFNATSAVKTSFADVVVLAGNVGVELGAAAGGQQIEVPFTPGRVDATQEQTDVEQFAWLEPVADGFRNYDSGFLNLPSEYLLLDRANLLGLTAPETTVLLGGLRVLGNNWDGSNTGVFTETPGALTNDFFANLLELGLEWTPDAEEKTYATTDGRWVGSRVDLVFGSNSELRALAEVYASDDAKEKFVKDFAAAWAKLMDADRFELRK from the coding sequence ATGTCTGAGACAACAGCAGGTCAGTGCCCGGTTGTAGGCAACACCGGTCGTGTACACCCGACTCAGGGCAACGCCAACACCGAGTGGTGGCCGAATAAGCTGAATCTGAAGATCCTTGCAAAGAACCAGGAGGCCACCAACCCTCTGGATGCAGACTTCGATTACATCAAGGCTTTCGAAGCTCTGGATCTGGCGGCAGTCAAGGCTGATCTTGCCGAGGTTATGACCAAGTCCTACGACTGGTGGCCAGCCGACTTCGGCCACTACGGTCCCTTCCTGATTCGCATGGCGTGGCACTCCGCTGGCACCTACCGCTCGCACGACGGCCGCGGTGGCGGCTCCGCCGGCCAGCAGCGCTTCGCTCCACTGAACTCGTGGCCAGATAACGTGAACCTGGACAAGGCTCGCCGTCTGCTGTGGCCAGTAAAGAAGAAGTACGGCCAGTCCATCTCCTGGGCTGACCTTATGATCCTGGCTGGCAACGTGGCTCTGGAAGACATGGGCTTCAAGACCTTCGGCTTCGCCGGCGGCCGCAAGGACGTTTGGGAGCCAGATGACGATGTTTACTGGGGCCCAGAAAAGGTCTGGCTGGATAGCGAACGCTACACAGGCGCCCGCAATCTGGAGGCACCTCTGGCAGCAGTCCAGATGGGTCTGATCTACGTGAACCCAGAAGGCCCGGACGGCGTTGCCGATCCGCTGGCTTCGGCAGCGGATATCCGCGAGACCTTCCGCCGCATGGGCATGGACGACGAAGAAACCGTCGCCCTGATTGCCGGTGGCCACACCTTCGGCAAGACCCACGGCGCCAGTGCCGAGTCCCACAAGAGCGGCGACCCGGAAGCAGCTCCACTGGAGATGCAGGGTCTGGGCTGGAAGTCCGACTTCGGCACCGGCCACGGCGATGACACCATCGGCTCCGGTCTGGAAGTTACCTGGACCTACCATCCAACCCGTTGGGACAACGAGTTCTTCCACATCCTCTTCGCTTACGAGTGGGAACTGTTCCACTCCCCTGCTGGTGCCCAGCAGTGGCGTCCAAAGGACAACGGCGGAGCCGACATGGTTCCAATGGCCCAGAACTCCTCGGTGCGCCGCGAACCACGCATGCTCACCAGCGACCTGGCCCTGCGCGTTGATCCTGCCTACGAGAAGATCTCCCGCGAGTTCAAGGACAACCAGCAGAAGTTCGCTGACGCTTTCGCTCGCGCTTGGTTCAAGTTGACCCACCGCGACATGGGCCCGAAGTCCCGCTACTTCGGTCCAGAGGTTCCTGCAGAGGACCTGCTGTGGCAGGATCCACTGCCAGCTGCACCAGAGACCACCCTGGGCGCCGCAGAGATTTCCGAACTCAAGGAACTGATCAAGAACTCCGGCCTGTCGGTACAGCAGCTGGTCTCCACCGCATGGAAGGCAGCGGCAACCTTCCGCTCGTCGGATAAGCGCGGCGGCGCCAACGGCGGCCGCATCCGCCTGGAGCCACAGGTTTCCTGGAGCGTGAACCAGCCAGAGCAGCTGAAGCCAGTTATCGCAAAGCTGGAAGAAATCGTTGACACCTTCAACGCTACTTCCGCTGTGAAGACCTCCTTCGCTGACGTTGTGGTTCTGGCCGGCAACGTAGGTGTTGAGCTGGGCGCTGCAGCTGGCGGCCAGCAGATCGAGGTTCCTTTCACCCCAGGTCGCGTTGACGCAACCCAGGAGCAGACCGACGTTGAGCAGTTCGCATGGCTGGAGCCAGTAGCTGACGGTTTCCGCAACTACGACTCGGGCTTCTTGAACCTGCCTTCCGAGTACCTGCTGCTGGACCGCGCCAACCTGTTGGGCCTGACCGCGCCAGAGACCACCGTACTGCTCGGCGGCCTGCGCGTACTGGGCAACAACTGGGACGGCTCGAACACCGGCGTGTTCACCGAGACCCCTGGTGCACTGACCAACGACTTCTTCGCTAACCTGCTGGAACTGGGCCTTGAGTGGACCCCGGATGCAGAAGAGAAGACCTACGCAACCACTGACGGCCGCTGGGTCGGCAGCCGCGTAGACCTGGTCTTCGGCTCGAACTCCGAGCTGCGCGCACTGGCCGAGGTTTACGCTTCGGACGACGCCAAGGAGAAGTTCGTCAAGGACTTCGCCGCAGCATGGGCCAAGCTCATGGATGCAGACCGCTTCGAGCTGCGCAAGTAA
- a CDS encoding Fur family transcriptional regulator translates to MTSLDGIEQVLKAASMRVTQPRVAVLAAVAAHPHADTETIISAVHSEHPTVSHQAVYDSLKLFTSLGVIRQIQPQGHIARYETRVGDNHHHVVCRQCGNLADVDCAVGGAPCLHASDDHGFKIDEAEVIYWGTCPECQAKNLNE, encoded by the coding sequence ATGACATCTCTAGACGGGATTGAGCAGGTGCTCAAAGCGGCTTCGATGCGAGTCACGCAACCACGCGTTGCGGTACTCGCTGCCGTAGCCGCGCACCCTCACGCGGATACCGAAACAATTATTTCGGCTGTCCACAGTGAGCATCCCACGGTGTCGCACCAAGCGGTCTACGATTCGCTCAAGCTTTTCACCAGTTTGGGCGTCATTCGCCAGATTCAGCCTCAAGGACATATCGCACGGTACGAGACCCGCGTGGGCGACAATCATCATCATGTGGTGTGCCGCCAATGCGGGAACCTGGCCGACGTCGACTGTGCTGTCGGCGGAGCACCTTGTCTGCACGCATCAGATGACCACGGATTCAAGATCGATGAAGCCGAGGTCATCTACTGGGGCACCTGCCCCGAATGCCAGGCCAAGAATCTGAACGAATAG
- a CDS encoding BCCT family transporter, which produces MKQTDQSFEDLVGELHSARQRRPKKYSVSGTDYWVFGIAGALALAFIVWGFVTPEGLGKASDVALDWVITNTGWLFVIAASVFAIFVIVVAAKNFGRIPLGKDDEKPQFSTVSWISMMFATGMGIGLVFYGVGEPLFFYMSPPPGTVEGSTDAALSTAMGTTLFHWTLFPWAMYAIVGLGMAYGSFRLGRPQLFSAMFSSIFGERIVHGWGGRTINVLAIIATLFGSACSLGLGALQIGGGIQSAGIMEKVGSGVLVVIIAILTALFVASAVSGIERGIQWLSNINMVLAVVLALIVFIGGPTLFILNVIPNAVGSFIGDLPEMASRTAASGDSTMSSWLSSWTVFYWAWWISWSPFVGLFIARISRGRTIRQFVTGVLLVPSAVTLIWFSIFGGGAIGLQERAERAGNTGDMLTKMADGAPDINFDLILFGLLDKLPVSGWIATVLMVVTVLLIAIFFVTGADSASIVMGALSERGAEEPTKKSVLFWGVATGAVAAVMLLAGGDHPAEALNGLKNITIVSALPFVIVMLLLCVALWKDLSRDPLILRGKVARTVLEQSVTQGVDRHEGSQFSLMTTEIPIIKPADKPEAGDSGSAQIFVTEADAKDPSDSTQSKDS; this is translated from the coding sequence ATGAAGCAGACGGATCAATCTTTTGAAGACCTCGTCGGCGAGCTGCATTCAGCTCGACAACGACGACCTAAGAAATATTCGGTTTCAGGAACCGACTATTGGGTATTTGGCATCGCTGGCGCCTTGGCGCTGGCATTTATTGTTTGGGGTTTTGTTACCCCCGAGGGCTTGGGCAAAGCCTCAGACGTAGCACTTGATTGGGTCATCACCAACACCGGCTGGCTGTTCGTTATCGCAGCCTCGGTCTTTGCAATATTTGTCATCGTGGTAGCTGCTAAGAACTTTGGCCGCATCCCGCTGGGCAAGGACGACGAAAAACCGCAATTCAGCACGGTCTCATGGATCTCCATGATGTTCGCCACCGGCATGGGCATCGGCCTGGTGTTCTACGGCGTAGGCGAACCGCTGTTCTTCTACATGTCGCCTCCACCAGGCACCGTTGAAGGATCTACCGACGCTGCCTTGAGCACCGCGATGGGCACCACGCTCTTCCACTGGACACTGTTCCCTTGGGCGATGTACGCCATCGTCGGTTTGGGCATGGCCTACGGCAGCTTCCGACTGGGACGCCCGCAGCTGTTCTCAGCGATGTTCTCCTCGATTTTCGGAGAGCGCATCGTCCACGGCTGGGGTGGCCGCACCATTAACGTCCTGGCTATTATCGCCACGCTCTTCGGCTCCGCTTGTTCCTTGGGACTCGGAGCGCTGCAGATTGGCGGCGGCATCCAGTCCGCAGGAATCATGGAAAAGGTCGGCTCCGGTGTCCTGGTAGTCATCATCGCGATTCTGACCGCACTGTTTGTCGCCTCAGCCGTCTCCGGCATCGAGCGCGGCATCCAGTGGCTGTCGAATATCAACATGGTTCTGGCAGTGGTCTTGGCGCTGATCGTCTTCATCGGCGGACCGACCCTGTTCATCCTGAACGTCATCCCTAACGCCGTGGGCTCCTTCATCGGCGACTTGCCTGAGATGGCCTCGCGCACCGCGGCCTCCGGCGATAGCACCATGTCCAGCTGGCTGTCTTCGTGGACCGTCTTCTACTGGGCCTGGTGGATCTCATGGAGCCCATTCGTAGGCCTGTTCATCGCGCGTATTTCGCGCGGCCGCACCATCCGCCAGTTCGTCACCGGCGTGCTGCTGGTTCCTTCTGCTGTCACCCTGATCTGGTTCTCGATCTTCGGCGGCGGCGCCATTGGCCTGCAGGAGCGCGCTGAGCGTGCTGGAAACACCGGCGACATGCTGACCAAGATGGCGGACGGGGCTCCGGACATCAACTTCGACCTGATCCTCTTCGGCCTGCTCGACAAGCTGCCGGTCTCCGGCTGGATCGCCACGGTTCTGATGGTGGTCACGGTCTTGCTGATCGCGATCTTCTTCGTCACCGGCGCCGACTCGGCCTCCATCGTGATGGGTGCCCTGAGCGAGCGGGGCGCGGAAGAGCCAACCAAGAAGTCCGTGCTCTTCTGGGGTGTTGCCACCGGCGCTGTCGCGGCAGTCATGCTGCTGGCTGGCGGCGATCATCCGGCCGAAGCGCTCAATGGCCTGAAGAACATCACGATCGTTTCGGCCTTGCCGTTCGTGATCGTCATGCTCTTGCTGTGCGTAGCGCTGTGGAAGGACCTGAGCCGGGATCCGCTGATCCTGCGCGGCAAGGTCGCCCGCACCGTGCTGGAGCAATCGGTGACCCAGGGTGTGGACCGGCATGAAGGCAGCCAGTTCAGCTTGATGACCACCGAGATTCCAATCATCAAACCGGCCGATAAGCCCGAAGCCGGTGACTCGGGATCTGCCCAGATCTTCGTCACCGAAGCTGATGCGAAAGATCCCTCGGACTCCACCCAGTCCAAGGATTCCTAG